From the genome of Papaver somniferum cultivar HN1 chromosome 2, ASM357369v1, whole genome shotgun sequence, one region includes:
- the LOC113347786 gene encoding thebaine 6-O-demethylase-like produces MEKAKLMKLGNGMEIPSVQELAKLTLAEIPSRYVCTDENLLLPMGASVINDHETIPVIDIENLLSPEPVIGKLELDRLHSACKEWGFFQVVNHGVDASLVDSVKSEIQGFFNLSMDEKTKYEQEDGDVEGFGQGFIASEDQTLDWADIFMMFTLPLHLRKPHLFSKLPVPLRETIESYSSEMKKLSMVLFNKMEKALQVQAAEIKGMSEVFKDGTQAMRMNYYPPCPQPNLAIGLTSHSDFGGLTILLQINEVEGLQIKREGTWILVKPLPNAFVVNVGDILEIMTNGIYHSVDHRAVVNSTNERLSIATFHDPSLESVIGPISSLITPETPALFKSGSTYGDLVEECKTRKLDGKSFLDSMRM; encoded by the exons ATGGAGAAAGCAAAACTTATGAAGCTAGGTAATGGTATGGAAATACCAAGTGTTCAAGAATTGGCTAAACTCACGCTTGCCGAAATTCCATCTCGATACGTATgcaccgatgaaaaccttttgttGCCTATGGGTGCATCTGTCATAAATGATCATGAAACCATTCCTGTCATCGATATAGAAAATTTATTATCTCCAGAACCCGTAATCGGAAAGTTAGAATTGGATAGGCTTCATTCTGCTTGCAAAGAATGGGGTTTTTTTCAG GTAGTGAACCATGGAGTCGACGCTTCATTGGTGGATAGTGTAAAATCAGAAATTCAAGGTTTCTTTAACCTTTCTATGGATGAGAAAACTAAATATGAACAGGAAGATGGAGATGTAGAAGGATTTGGACAAGGCTTTATTGCATCAGAGGACCAAACACTTGATTGGGCAGATATATTTATGATGTTCACTCTTCCACTCCATTTAAGGAAGCCTCACTTATTTTCAAAACTCCCAGTGCCTCTCAG GGAGACAATCGAATCCTACTCATCAGAAATGAAAAAGTTATCCATGGTCCTCTTTAATAAGATGGAAAAAGCTCTACAAGTACAAGCAGCCGAGATTAAGGGTATGTCAGAGGTGTTTAAAGATGGGACACAAGCAATGAGGATGAACTATTATCCCCCTTGTCCTCAACCAAATCTCGCCATCGGTCTTACGTCGCACTCGGATTTTGGCGGTTTGACAATCCTCCTTCAAATCAACGAAGTGGAAGGATTACAGATAAAAAGAGAGGGGACATGGATTTTAGTCAAACCTCTACCTAATGCGTTCGTAGTGAATGTTGGAGATATTTTGGAG ATAATGACTAATGGAATTTACCATAGCGTCGATCACCGGGCAGTAGTAAACTCAACAAATGAGAGGCTCTCAATCGCAACATTTCATGACCCTAGTCTAGAGTCAGTAATAGGCCCAATATCAAGCTTGATTACTCCAGAGACACCTGCTTTGTTTAAAAGTGGATCTACATATGGGGATCTTGTGGAGGAATGTAAAACAAGGAAGCTCGATGGAAAATCATTTCTTGACTCCATGAGGATGTGA